In Helianthus annuus cultivar XRQ/B chromosome 9, HanXRQr2.0-SUNRISE, whole genome shotgun sequence, the following are encoded in one genomic region:
- the LOC110879586 gene encoding thioredoxin H-type 1 produces MAEEGIVVGCHNADQWKEHFDKHKASQKLVVVDFTASWCGPCRVIAPILADYAKKFPHVAFLKVDVDEVESVAQEYSVEAMPTFLFFKNGVKVDTVVGAKKDELLACIVKHAGEAAATVSA; encoded by the exons ATGGCTGAAGAAGGAATTGTTGTCGGTTGCCACAACGCTGATCAATGGAAAGAGCATTTTGATAAGCACAAGGCTTCTCAGAAATTG GTTGTTGTGGATTTCACTGCTTCATGGTGCGGTCCTTGCCGTGTAATTGCACCGATCTTGGCTGATTATGCTAAAAAGTTTCCTCATGTCGCCTTCTTGAAGGTCGATGTCGATGAAGTTGAG AGTGTTGCTCAGGAGTATTCAGTGGAAGCGATGCCGACGTTCTTGTTCTTCAAGAACGGTGTGAAGGTGGACACAGTTGTTGGTGCTAAGAAGGATGAACTTCTTGCCTGCATTGTGAAGCATGCTGGAGAGGCTGCTGCAACTGTATCTGCTTAG